The Syngnathus typhle isolate RoL2023-S1 ecotype Sweden linkage group LG3, RoL_Styp_1.0, whole genome shotgun sequence genome window below encodes:
- the tnrc6c2 gene encoding trinucleotide repeat-containing gene 6C protein isoform X2 produces MEEKKKKKQEEKIKKDIAQKKAAEQKPKVPEPAPTKPSPCTLHPASPTLPLSSSLSCGNDKRASCGSQLHNPVAPQPQCPSSSAAARYPPREVPPRFRQHEHKQLLKRGQPLPAGAFGALPASLSPSLPYSQSSTSTSSVSANSAEFTADQQLSDISPRSGPVAQSCHWGASSHSDSTCGANSWNQGKIDGSDTEAWPSISRSSDPAAPECPLGSAKYSTDVSAVTTVGNTFLSMATGATGQPAHYTSLKSNNNMMTGPGSANTLSSNRGWGSDAKQDGMNGGRGGTPNHWGSPGFNLNLNPNANPSAWPVLGQEGGGGVIGPNGVSPSSHPPGNGNIGNGSLGGTSTCGGGWVSMVGANENEQQRPSTNTSLSFNMETNLNTDGPNHTKQQAQEPMSPLHGLTGWGGQSPTESSQLNEDTTGSSGWGSGETKAADSPKDSGWDAAPPAGLSAWGRQGSGGGGSNGSGGWGDWGKSSGGGDASKGWDSVEPVVTGSGQEQQLGSWGKQAGAAPASEGSGDSRDGHSHHRDRSSSMDYTPVLPRQDLDPRVLSNTGWGQTPIRQHTVWEMEEANSDDGKSNSSSDTFESSSSNSGSVCTNGGTVNPNMGTNPRHGSDGKHESEGSSGWGAPPPPPVETSSGWGDAPRSQKEATNGTTSGWGDPSGPKNAGMTSWGSEDKSPSWDSDMTKSQSNNWGEGPLNSRGWGNSNSAANSSSTRDWGEPERKNNGSPSSMWEGEAGNGGNGRWKDNPREAMRGGAKLTTSSVSGGTWGETSRANGPVQGTWGSSKTTESSGSSTGSGGGGSIGSWGGPGSVKQNTSGWSSGSKQDQGLESTGWEEPSPPSIRRKMEIDDGTSTWGDPGTHSKTVNMWDRNNPKNNPGNSGPPPIKNGGMITSNNNNHPVGPGSNNHHHGHPMHHHPHHANVPSHLQHQHHGNNYGPPNTCAPHPGAGPQSRPPLANPGWGDLPSVQPKSEPAWGEPAAPTSAVDNGTSAWGKPSGGFSGWGDGVHEPAGPYGRTNGPSCAAPCKPGPKPMQDSWGNGGDEMGMSTGQWDTEDGDMWSSPTSLDSSSSCNSWGNGLKKGPSKGKMINKPDETWIMNRLIKQLTDMGFPRDPAEEALKSNNMNLDQAMSALLEKKTDLDKRTMGISDYSNGLNKPLVCRPSLLSKDPSDRNAYLDKDGVLSDDAPPSPFMPSPNLKLPLANSSLPGQGLGPGNSGLAMQNLNNRQIPSGMFGNSGAAQSRAMQQQPPQPPVPPLSSSMPSLRAQVPQFLSPQVQAQLLQFAAKNIGLNPALLTSPINPQQMTLLYQLQQLQMAYQRLQIQQQMMQAQRNVSGPIRQQEQQVARTITNMQQQIQQHQRQLYQALLMKQQQLPSHSASSSSSQAGPHHAPGLADTLHTKEPLSSPNAYSTYPLSGLNPNMNVNCIEVGGLSLKEPPQPQSRLSQWTHPNSMDSLGGNTSNLENNLNKHGAISAASTLGPPGKPSQLEDSYSPYNLMSSSDSPASSLVPPDSWGQGKNPNEKITNGTNINWPPEFCPGVPWKGLQNIDPENDPNMTPGSVPSGPTINTNIHDVNRYLLRDRNGGKLSDVKSTWSTGSITQNHASLTHELWKVPQGPRGSAAPSRPPPGLTNTKPSSTWGGNSLGLAQGWSGSYASEGTTWSTDSSNRTSSWLVLRNLTPQIDGSTLRTLCMQHGPLITFHLNLTQGNAVVRYSSKDEAAKAQKSLHMCVLGNTTILAEFAGEEEVNRFFAQGQSLASNNTTSWQANPGANQNRMGGAAVSHSMGQWSTGGGGGSGKASGGDLLWGAVPQYSSLWGPPSGEDARVIGSPTPINTLLPGDLLSGESM; encoded by the exons ACATATCCCCCAGGAGTGGCCCTGTTGCCCAGAGTTGCCATTGGGGAGCATCCTCGCATTCAGACAGCACTTGCGGTGCCAACAGCTGGAATCAAGGAAAAATTGACGGAAGTGACACTGAAGCTTGGCCCTCTATTAGCCGCAGCAGTGATCCTGCAGCACCAGAATGCCCCTTGGGCTCAGCTAAGTACAGCACAGACGTCAGCGCTGTCACTACCGTCGGTAATACTTTTCTGAGTATGGCCACAGGTGCCACAGGCCAGCCGGCCCACTACACATCCCTCAAATCAAACAATAACATGATGACAGGACCTGGGTCTGCCAACACATTGTCCAGTAACAGAGGTTGGGGCTCAGACGCCAAACAAGATGGAATGAACGGAGGGCGAGGAGGCACGCCTAATCATTGGGGCTCACCCGGTTTTAACTTGAATCTTAATCCCAATGCCAACCCTTCAGCGTGGCCTGTTCTCGGTCAAGAGGGCGGCGGTGGTGTTATTGGCCCAAATGGGGTCTCCCCCTCATCTCACCCACCGGGCAATGGAAACATTGGCAACGGGAGCCTTGGAGGCACAAGCACGTGTGGCGGAGGTTGGGTTAGCATGGTTGGTGCTAATGAAAATGAACAGCAGCGCCCTTCAACCAACACAAGCTTGTCCTTCAATATGGAAACTAACCTTAACACTGATGGACCAAACCACACCAAGCAACAAGCTCAGGAGCCAATGAGCCCTCTCCACGGCTTAACTGGCTGGGGAGGTCAGTCGCCAACTGAATCATCCCAACTCAATGAAGACACAACAGGCAGCTCTGGATGGGGTAGCGGGGAAACTAAGGCAGCGGACTCCCCCAAAGACTCTGGCTGGGACGCAGCTCCCCCCGCAGGCCTCTCTGCTTGGGGCCGACAAGGAAGCGGGGGTGGCGGCAGTAATGGAAGTGGTGGCTGGGGTGACTGGGGGAAATCCTCAGGAGGTGGAGATGCATCGAAAGGCTGGGACTCTGTCGAACCTGTCGTTACGGGTTCAGGTCAAGAGCAACAACTTGGATCATGGGGTAAGCAGGCTGGAGCTGCCCCAGCCAGCGAAGGTAGTGGAGACAGTAGAGATGGGCATTCTCACCACAGAGATAGGTCCTCAAGCATGGATTATACCCCAGTGTTACCCCGACAAGACCTGGACCCTCGGGTGCTCAGTAACACCGGTTGGGGACAGACTCCCATCCGACAGCACACGGTGTGGGAGATGGAGGAAGCCAACTCTGATGATGGCAAAAGCAACAGCAGCTCAGATACATTTGAAAGTTCTAGTTCTAACAGTGGATCTGTGTGCACCAATGGCGGTACCGTCAACCCCAACATGGGTACCAATCCGCGGCATGGATCTGATGGAAAACATGAGAGTGAAGGATCATCAGGCTGGGGAGCCCCTCCACCTCCGCCAGTCGAGACTTCCTCGGGATGGGGCGATGCCCCGCGTTCACAGAAAGAAGCCACCAATGGCACTACCAGTGGCTGGGGAGACCCCAGCGGACCGAAAAATGCAGGCATGACATCTTGGGGCTCTGAGGACAAGTCACCAAGCTGGGACAGTGACATGACAAAAAGCCAGTCCAATAATTGGGGGGAGGGCCCGCTTAACTCCCGTGGTTGGGGAAATAGTAATAGCGCTGCCAACAGTTCTAGCACGAGAGACTGGGGAGAACCAGAGCGCAAGAACAATGGCTCCCCCAGCAGCATGTGGGAAGGAGAAGCAGGCAATGGAGGTAATGGGAGATGGAAGGATAACCCGAGAGAGGCAATGCGAGGAGGTGCTAAACTTACTACGTCTTCTGTAAGTGGCGGCACATGGGGAGAAACATCCCGTGCCAATGGTCCAGTGCAGGGCACCTGGGGCTCCTCCAAGACCACCGAAAGCAGTGGCAGCAGCACTGGTAGTGGAGGAGGGGGTAGCATTGGTTCTTGGGGAGGTCCTGGTTCTGTCAAACAGAACACCTCCGGCTGGAGCAGTGGCAGCAAACAGGACCAAGGCTTGGAATCTACAGGTTGGGAGGAGCCCTCCCCTCCTTCTATCCGTAGGAAGATGGAGATTGATGATGGAACATCTACCTGGGGAGATCCTGGCACACACAGCAAGACTGTCAATATGTGGGATCGCAATAATCCCAAGAATAATCCCGGCAACAGCGGCCCACCTCCCATTAAGAACGGTGGCATGATTACGTCCAACAATAACAATCACCCCGTTGGCCCTGGCAGCAACAATCACCACCACGGCCACCCAATGCACCACCATCCTCACCATGCCAACGTTCCAAGCCATCTCCAACATCAGCATCATGGAAACAACTATGGGCCACCCAACACTTGTGCCCCACACCCAGGTGCCGGCCCCCAGAGTCGACCTCCCCTTGCTAACCCAG GATGGGGAGACCTCCCCAGTGTTCAGCCTAAATCAGAGCCTGCTTGGGGGGAGCCTGCAGCTCCAACATCAGCTGTGGACAACGGCACCTCTGCTTGGGGAAAACCGTCAGGCGGTTTCAGCGGATGGGGAGATGGTGTTCATGAGCCGGCTGGACCTTACGGGAGGACCAACGGACCCTCCTGTGCTGCACCCTGCAAGCCTG gtCCCAAACCTATGCAAGACAGCTGGGGGAATGGAGGGGACGAAATGGGCATGTCTACAGGCCAGTGGGACACTGAGGACGGGGACATGTGGAGCAGCCCCACCTCGCTAGACAGCAGCTCTTCTTGCAATTCCTGGGGCAATGGACTCAAGAAGGGCCCAAGCAAG GGGAAGATGATTAACAAACCAGATGAGACCTGGATCATGAATCGTCTCATCAAACAGCTCACTGACATGGGTTTTCCG AGAGATCCTGCTGAGGAGGCATTGAAGAGCAACAACATGAATCTTGACCAGGCCATGA GTGCTCTGCTGGAAAAGAAGACTGACCTGGACAAGCGTACAATGGGCATTTCCGATTACAGCAACGGCCTGAACAAGCCACTGGTGTGTCGACCATCCCTGCTCTCTAAAGATCCCTCCGACCGCAACGCCTACCTTGACAAG GATGGCGTTCTTTCCGACGATGCCCCCCCATCACCATTTATGCCTTCCCCCAACCTGAAGCTCCCCCTGGCCAACAGTAGCCTTCCTGGGCAGGGTCTGGGACCGGGCAACTCGGGGCTGGCCATGCAAAACTTGAACAACAGACAG ATACCCAGTGGAATGTTTGGCAACAGTGGAGCAGCACAAAGCCGGGCcatgcagcagcagcctcctcaGCCACCAGTGCCACCTCTGAGCTCCTCCATGCCTAGTCTACGTGCTCAAGTGCCTCAGTTTCTCTCCCCTCAG GTCCAAGCACAGCTCTTGCAATTTGCAGCAAAAAACATTGGTCTGAACCCTGCACTTTTAACCTCGCCAATAAACCCTCAACAAATGACCCTGTTGTACCAACTTCAGCAACTGCAAATG GCATACCAGCGTTTACAAATCCAGCAGCAGATGATGCAGGCGCAACGTAACGTTTCCGGTCCCATTCGACAACAAGAGCAGCAA GTCGCACGCACAATCACCAACATGCAGCAGCAGATCCAGCAGCACCAGCGTCAGCTCTACCAGGCGCTGTTGatgaagcagcagcagcttccCTCTCAttccgcctcctcttcctcctcccaagCTG GCCCACATCACGCTCCGGGCCTGGCCGACACACTGCACACCAAAGAGCCGCTGTCTTCACCCAACGCCTACAGCACCTACCCTCTTT CTGGACTGAATCCAAACATGAATGTAAACTGCATCGAGGTTGGGGGTCTGTCTCTGAAGGAGCCCCCTCAGCCCCAGTCCCGCCTGTCCCAGTGGACGCACCCCAACTCCATGGACAGCCTCGGGGGCAACACCTCAAACCTGGAGAACAACCTCAACAAACACG GTGCCATATCTGCCGCCTCTACCCTGGGGCCCCCTGGGAAGCCCTCACAGCTGGAGGATTCCTACAGCCCATACAATCTGATGTCCAGCTCGGACTCCCCCGCCAGCTCCTTGGTACCCCCAGATAGCTGGGGCCAAGGCAAGAACCCCAATGAAAAGATCACCAACGGGACCAACATTAACTGGCCCCCAG AATTCTGCCCAGGCGTGCCCTGGAAGGGCCTTCAGAATATTGACCCTGAGAATGACCCCAATATGACCCCCGGAAGTGTCCCCAGCGGTCCCACCATCAACACTAACATCCATGACGTCAACAGATACCTTCTGCGTGACAGGAATGGAG GTAAATTGTCTGATGTGAAGTCCACCTGGTCCACGGGCTCCATAACCCAGAATCATGCCTCCCTCACCCACGAGCTGTGGAAAGTCCCTCAAGGCCCACGCGGTTCCGCTGCCCCATCCCGACCCCCACCGGGCCTTACCAACACCAAACCTTCCTCTACCTGGGGGGGAAACTCACTGGGTCTGGCCCAAGGCTGGAGTGGCTCTTACGCCTCTG AGGGGACCACCTGGAGTACAGACAGCTCCAACAGAACCAGCAGCTGGCTGGTGCTGAGAAACCTCACACCTCAA ATCGACGGCTCGACTCTGCGGACCCTGTGCATGCAGCACGGCCCCTTGATCACATTCCACCTCAACCTGACCCAAGGGAACGCCGTGGTGCGCTACAGCTCCAAGGACGAGGCCGCCAAGGCCCAGAAGTCTCTGCACAT GTGTGTGCTAGGGAACACCACCATCCTGGCGGAGTTTGCTGGCGAGGAGGAGGTGAACCGCTTCTTTGCACAAGGCCAGTCGCTGGCCTCAAACAACACCACCAGCTGGCAGGCCAACCCCGGAGCCAATCAGAATCGAATGGGCGGGGCTGCGGTGTCACACTCCATGGGCCAGTGGAGCACcggcggaggaggaggcagcGGCAAGGCCAGCGGAGGCGACCTCCTTTGGGGGGCAGTGCCCCAATACTCCAGCCTGTGGGGGCCTCCGAGCGGGGAGGACGCACGTGTGATCGGGAGCCCCACCCCCATTAATACCCTGCTGCCTGGTGACCTGCTGAGTGGGGAGTCCATGTAG
- the tnrc6c2 gene encoding trinucleotide repeat-containing gene 6C protein isoform X1, producing the protein MEEKKKKKQEEKIKKDIAQKKAAEQKPKVPEPAPTKPSPCTLHPASPTLPLSSSLSCGNDKRASCGSQLHNPVAPQPQCPSSSAAARYPPREVPPRFRQHEHKQLLKRGQPLPAGAFGALPASLSPSLPYSQSSTSTSSVSANSAEFTADQQLSDISPRSGPVAQSCHWGASSHSDSTCGANSWNQGKIDGSDTEAWPSISRSSDPAAPECPLGSAKYSTDVSAVTTVGNTFLSMATGATGQPAHYTSLKSNNNMMTGPGSANTLSSNRGWGSDAKQDGMNGGRGGTPNHWGSPGFNLNLNPNANPSAWPVLGQEGGGGVIGPNGVSPSSHPPGNGNIGNGSLGGTSTCGGGWVSMVGANENEQQRPSTNTSLSFNMETNLNTDGPNHTKQQAQEPMSPLHGLTGWGGQSPTESSQLNEDTTGSSGWGSGETKAADSPKDSGWDAAPPAGLSAWGRQGSGGGGSNGSGGWGDWGKSSGGGDASKGWDSVEPVVTGSGQEQQLGSWGKQAGAAPASEGSGDSRDGHSHHRDRSSSMDYTPVLPRQDLDPRVLSNTGWGQTPIRQHTVWEMEEANSDDGKSNSSSDTFESSSSNSGSVCTNGGTVNPNMGTNPRHGSDGKHESEGSSGWGAPPPPPVETSSGWGDAPRSQKEATNGTTSGWGDPSGPKNAGMTSWGSEDKSPSWDSDMTKSQSNNWGEGPLNSRGWGNSNSAANSSSTRDWGEPERKNNGSPSSMWEGEAGNGGNGRWKDNPREAMRGGAKLTTSSVSGGTWGETSRANGPVQGTWGSSKTTESSGSSTGSGGGGSIGSWGGPGSVKQNTSGWSSGSKQDQGLESTGWEEPSPPSIRRKMEIDDGTSTWGDPGTHSKTVNMWDRNNPKNNPGNSGPPPIKNGGMITSNNNNHPVGPGSNNHHHGHPMHHHPHHANVPSHLQHQHHGNNYGPPNTCAPHPGAGPQSRPPLANPGWGDLPSVQPKSEPAWGEPAAPTSAVDNGTSAWGKPSGGFSGWGDGVHEPAGPYGRTNGPSCAAPCKPGPKPMQDSWGNGGDEMGMSTGQWDTEDGDMWSSPTSLDSSSSCNSWGNGLKKGPSKGKMINKPDETWIMNRLIKQLTDMGFPRDPAEEALKSNNMNLDQAMSALLEKKTDLDKRTMGISDYSNGLNKPLVCRPSLLSKDPSDRNAYLDKDGVLSDDAPPSPFMPSPNLKLPLANSSLPGQGLGPGNSGLAMQNLNNRQIPSGMFGNSGAAQSRAMQQQPPQPPVPPLSSSMPSLRAQVPQFLSPQVQAQLLQFAAKNIGLNPALLTSPINPQQMTLLYQLQQLQMAYQRLQIQQQMMQAQRNVSGPIRQQEQQVARTITNMQQQIQQHQRQLYQALLMKQQQLPSHSASSSSSQAGLHAPGGPTGGPGSAKSTLDSFTGPHHAPGLADTLHTKEPLSSPNAYSTYPLSGLNPNMNVNCIEVGGLSLKEPPQPQSRLSQWTHPNSMDSLGGNTSNLENNLNKHGAISAASTLGPPGKPSQLEDSYSPYNLMSSSDSPASSLVPPDSWGQGKNPNEKITNGTNINWPPEFCPGVPWKGLQNIDPENDPNMTPGSVPSGPTINTNIHDVNRYLLRDRNGGKLSDVKSTWSTGSITQNHASLTHELWKVPQGPRGSAAPSRPPPGLTNTKPSSTWGGNSLGLAQGWSGSYASEGTTWSTDSSNRTSSWLVLRNLTPQIDGSTLRTLCMQHGPLITFHLNLTQGNAVVRYSSKDEAAKAQKSLHMCVLGNTTILAEFAGEEEVNRFFAQGQSLASNNTTSWQANPGANQNRMGGAAVSHSMGQWSTGGGGGSGKASGGDLLWGAVPQYSSLWGPPSGEDARVIGSPTPINTLLPGDLLSGESM; encoded by the exons ACATATCCCCCAGGAGTGGCCCTGTTGCCCAGAGTTGCCATTGGGGAGCATCCTCGCATTCAGACAGCACTTGCGGTGCCAACAGCTGGAATCAAGGAAAAATTGACGGAAGTGACACTGAAGCTTGGCCCTCTATTAGCCGCAGCAGTGATCCTGCAGCACCAGAATGCCCCTTGGGCTCAGCTAAGTACAGCACAGACGTCAGCGCTGTCACTACCGTCGGTAATACTTTTCTGAGTATGGCCACAGGTGCCACAGGCCAGCCGGCCCACTACACATCCCTCAAATCAAACAATAACATGATGACAGGACCTGGGTCTGCCAACACATTGTCCAGTAACAGAGGTTGGGGCTCAGACGCCAAACAAGATGGAATGAACGGAGGGCGAGGAGGCACGCCTAATCATTGGGGCTCACCCGGTTTTAACTTGAATCTTAATCCCAATGCCAACCCTTCAGCGTGGCCTGTTCTCGGTCAAGAGGGCGGCGGTGGTGTTATTGGCCCAAATGGGGTCTCCCCCTCATCTCACCCACCGGGCAATGGAAACATTGGCAACGGGAGCCTTGGAGGCACAAGCACGTGTGGCGGAGGTTGGGTTAGCATGGTTGGTGCTAATGAAAATGAACAGCAGCGCCCTTCAACCAACACAAGCTTGTCCTTCAATATGGAAACTAACCTTAACACTGATGGACCAAACCACACCAAGCAACAAGCTCAGGAGCCAATGAGCCCTCTCCACGGCTTAACTGGCTGGGGAGGTCAGTCGCCAACTGAATCATCCCAACTCAATGAAGACACAACAGGCAGCTCTGGATGGGGTAGCGGGGAAACTAAGGCAGCGGACTCCCCCAAAGACTCTGGCTGGGACGCAGCTCCCCCCGCAGGCCTCTCTGCTTGGGGCCGACAAGGAAGCGGGGGTGGCGGCAGTAATGGAAGTGGTGGCTGGGGTGACTGGGGGAAATCCTCAGGAGGTGGAGATGCATCGAAAGGCTGGGACTCTGTCGAACCTGTCGTTACGGGTTCAGGTCAAGAGCAACAACTTGGATCATGGGGTAAGCAGGCTGGAGCTGCCCCAGCCAGCGAAGGTAGTGGAGACAGTAGAGATGGGCATTCTCACCACAGAGATAGGTCCTCAAGCATGGATTATACCCCAGTGTTACCCCGACAAGACCTGGACCCTCGGGTGCTCAGTAACACCGGTTGGGGACAGACTCCCATCCGACAGCACACGGTGTGGGAGATGGAGGAAGCCAACTCTGATGATGGCAAAAGCAACAGCAGCTCAGATACATTTGAAAGTTCTAGTTCTAACAGTGGATCTGTGTGCACCAATGGCGGTACCGTCAACCCCAACATGGGTACCAATCCGCGGCATGGATCTGATGGAAAACATGAGAGTGAAGGATCATCAGGCTGGGGAGCCCCTCCACCTCCGCCAGTCGAGACTTCCTCGGGATGGGGCGATGCCCCGCGTTCACAGAAAGAAGCCACCAATGGCACTACCAGTGGCTGGGGAGACCCCAGCGGACCGAAAAATGCAGGCATGACATCTTGGGGCTCTGAGGACAAGTCACCAAGCTGGGACAGTGACATGACAAAAAGCCAGTCCAATAATTGGGGGGAGGGCCCGCTTAACTCCCGTGGTTGGGGAAATAGTAATAGCGCTGCCAACAGTTCTAGCACGAGAGACTGGGGAGAACCAGAGCGCAAGAACAATGGCTCCCCCAGCAGCATGTGGGAAGGAGAAGCAGGCAATGGAGGTAATGGGAGATGGAAGGATAACCCGAGAGAGGCAATGCGAGGAGGTGCTAAACTTACTACGTCTTCTGTAAGTGGCGGCACATGGGGAGAAACATCCCGTGCCAATGGTCCAGTGCAGGGCACCTGGGGCTCCTCCAAGACCACCGAAAGCAGTGGCAGCAGCACTGGTAGTGGAGGAGGGGGTAGCATTGGTTCTTGGGGAGGTCCTGGTTCTGTCAAACAGAACACCTCCGGCTGGAGCAGTGGCAGCAAACAGGACCAAGGCTTGGAATCTACAGGTTGGGAGGAGCCCTCCCCTCCTTCTATCCGTAGGAAGATGGAGATTGATGATGGAACATCTACCTGGGGAGATCCTGGCACACACAGCAAGACTGTCAATATGTGGGATCGCAATAATCCCAAGAATAATCCCGGCAACAGCGGCCCACCTCCCATTAAGAACGGTGGCATGATTACGTCCAACAATAACAATCACCCCGTTGGCCCTGGCAGCAACAATCACCACCACGGCCACCCAATGCACCACCATCCTCACCATGCCAACGTTCCAAGCCATCTCCAACATCAGCATCATGGAAACAACTATGGGCCACCCAACACTTGTGCCCCACACCCAGGTGCCGGCCCCCAGAGTCGACCTCCCCTTGCTAACCCAG GATGGGGAGACCTCCCCAGTGTTCAGCCTAAATCAGAGCCTGCTTGGGGGGAGCCTGCAGCTCCAACATCAGCTGTGGACAACGGCACCTCTGCTTGGGGAAAACCGTCAGGCGGTTTCAGCGGATGGGGAGATGGTGTTCATGAGCCGGCTGGACCTTACGGGAGGACCAACGGACCCTCCTGTGCTGCACCCTGCAAGCCTG gtCCCAAACCTATGCAAGACAGCTGGGGGAATGGAGGGGACGAAATGGGCATGTCTACAGGCCAGTGGGACACTGAGGACGGGGACATGTGGAGCAGCCCCACCTCGCTAGACAGCAGCTCTTCTTGCAATTCCTGGGGCAATGGACTCAAGAAGGGCCCAAGCAAG GGGAAGATGATTAACAAACCAGATGAGACCTGGATCATGAATCGTCTCATCAAACAGCTCACTGACATGGGTTTTCCG AGAGATCCTGCTGAGGAGGCATTGAAGAGCAACAACATGAATCTTGACCAGGCCATGA GTGCTCTGCTGGAAAAGAAGACTGACCTGGACAAGCGTACAATGGGCATTTCCGATTACAGCAACGGCCTGAACAAGCCACTGGTGTGTCGACCATCCCTGCTCTCTAAAGATCCCTCCGACCGCAACGCCTACCTTGACAAG GATGGCGTTCTTTCCGACGATGCCCCCCCATCACCATTTATGCCTTCCCCCAACCTGAAGCTCCCCCTGGCCAACAGTAGCCTTCCTGGGCAGGGTCTGGGACCGGGCAACTCGGGGCTGGCCATGCAAAACTTGAACAACAGACAG ATACCCAGTGGAATGTTTGGCAACAGTGGAGCAGCACAAAGCCGGGCcatgcagcagcagcctcctcaGCCACCAGTGCCACCTCTGAGCTCCTCCATGCCTAGTCTACGTGCTCAAGTGCCTCAGTTTCTCTCCCCTCAG GTCCAAGCACAGCTCTTGCAATTTGCAGCAAAAAACATTGGTCTGAACCCTGCACTTTTAACCTCGCCAATAAACCCTCAACAAATGACCCTGTTGTACCAACTTCAGCAACTGCAAATG GCATACCAGCGTTTACAAATCCAGCAGCAGATGATGCAGGCGCAACGTAACGTTTCCGGTCCCATTCGACAACAAGAGCAGCAA GTCGCACGCACAATCACCAACATGCAGCAGCAGATCCAGCAGCACCAGCGTCAGCTCTACCAGGCGCTGTTGatgaagcagcagcagcttccCTCTCAttccgcctcctcttcctcctcccaagCTGGTCTGCATGCCCCCGGTGGCCCCACCGGAGGCCCCGGATCCGCAAAATCAACCCTGGACTCTTTCACAGGCCCACATCACGCTCCGGGCCTGGCCGACACACTGCACACCAAAGAGCCGCTGTCTTCACCCAACGCCTACAGCACCTACCCTCTTT CTGGACTGAATCCAAACATGAATGTAAACTGCATCGAGGTTGGGGGTCTGTCTCTGAAGGAGCCCCCTCAGCCCCAGTCCCGCCTGTCCCAGTGGACGCACCCCAACTCCATGGACAGCCTCGGGGGCAACACCTCAAACCTGGAGAACAACCTCAACAAACACG GTGCCATATCTGCCGCCTCTACCCTGGGGCCCCCTGGGAAGCCCTCACAGCTGGAGGATTCCTACAGCCCATACAATCTGATGTCCAGCTCGGACTCCCCCGCCAGCTCCTTGGTACCCCCAGATAGCTGGGGCCAAGGCAAGAACCCCAATGAAAAGATCACCAACGGGACCAACATTAACTGGCCCCCAG AATTCTGCCCAGGCGTGCCCTGGAAGGGCCTTCAGAATATTGACCCTGAGAATGACCCCAATATGACCCCCGGAAGTGTCCCCAGCGGTCCCACCATCAACACTAACATCCATGACGTCAACAGATACCTTCTGCGTGACAGGAATGGAG GTAAATTGTCTGATGTGAAGTCCACCTGGTCCACGGGCTCCATAACCCAGAATCATGCCTCCCTCACCCACGAGCTGTGGAAAGTCCCTCAAGGCCCACGCGGTTCCGCTGCCCCATCCCGACCCCCACCGGGCCTTACCAACACCAAACCTTCCTCTACCTGGGGGGGAAACTCACTGGGTCTGGCCCAAGGCTGGAGTGGCTCTTACGCCTCTG AGGGGACCACCTGGAGTACAGACAGCTCCAACAGAACCAGCAGCTGGCTGGTGCTGAGAAACCTCACACCTCAA ATCGACGGCTCGACTCTGCGGACCCTGTGCATGCAGCACGGCCCCTTGATCACATTCCACCTCAACCTGACCCAAGGGAACGCCGTGGTGCGCTACAGCTCCAAGGACGAGGCCGCCAAGGCCCAGAAGTCTCTGCACAT GTGTGTGCTAGGGAACACCACCATCCTGGCGGAGTTTGCTGGCGAGGAGGAGGTGAACCGCTTCTTTGCACAAGGCCAGTCGCTGGCCTCAAACAACACCACCAGCTGGCAGGCCAACCCCGGAGCCAATCAGAATCGAATGGGCGGGGCTGCGGTGTCACACTCCATGGGCCAGTGGAGCACcggcggaggaggaggcagcGGCAAGGCCAGCGGAGGCGACCTCCTTTGGGGGGCAGTGCCCCAATACTCCAGCCTGTGGGGGCCTCCGAGCGGGGAGGACGCACGTGTGATCGGGAGCCCCACCCCCATTAATACCCTGCTGCCTGGTGACCTGCTGAGTGGGGAGTCCATGTAG